In the genome of Dermacentor silvarum isolate Dsil-2018 chromosome 1, BIME_Dsil_1.4, whole genome shotgun sequence, one region contains:
- the LOC119465995 gene encoding 39S ribosomal protein L13, mitochondrial-like, producing the protein MGALSNFKRVQQWATFTRRWLLYDARWQNPFQSAEMISNVLQGKHKPIYFASSDCGDHVVVTNCSEIAMPWYEWKYRMYYHDTRFAGGRSWTPAWQVQDKDTTKVLWKAVYRALPGDLTRRPRMARLHLYPDDKVPREIMENISGQLRQLRRVPKKLAEYTEEEQAKFPKVFDYPDDYVIQ; encoded by the coding sequence ATGGGTGCATTATCTAATTTTAAACGGGTGCAGCAGTGGGCAACGTTTACACGTCGTTGGCTTCTGTACGACGCACGATGgcagaacccgttccagtccgccgAGATGATCTCCAATGTGCTGCAAGGCAAACATAAGCCGATATACTTCGCCTCCAGTGACTGCGGCGATCACGTTGTGGTGACGAACTGCAGCGAAATCGCCATGCCGTGGTACGAGTGGAAGTACCGTATGTATTACCACGATACACGCTTCGCTGGCGGGCGCTCTTGGACTCCAGCATGGCAAGTGCAGGACAAGGACACAACAAAAGTTCTTTGGAAAGCGGTATACAGGGCTCTGCCAGGTGACCTAACTAGACGGCCCCGGATGGCCAGGTTGCATCTGTATCCAGACGACAAGGTACCTCGTGAAATAATGGAAAACATCTCGGGTCAACTGAGGCAGCTCCGGCGTGTGCCCAAGAAGCTCGCAGAGTACACCGAAGAAGAGCAGGCCAAGTTCCCGAAAGTCTTTGACTACCCTGACGACTACGTTATCCAGTAG